The Lepidochelys kempii isolate rLepKem1 chromosome 2, rLepKem1.hap2, whole genome shotgun sequence genomic interval agcatcacacagacagagcgagcctttgtttctcccccctccagctttgaaagtatcttgtctccttattggtcattttggtcaggtgccagcgaggttatcctagcttcttaaccctttacaggtgaaagggcttttcctctggccaggagggattttaaaggtgtttacccttccctttgtatttatgacaccATCAAGCTCCACTGTCAGCCAACATTCCAGATGCCTGCTACCAAGGGTTCAGATCAAGGTACAACATAGTGGTGCTAAAAGACAACCTTCTTCTGGCTGTAAACACGGGCTGCTGAACTTATCTGCAGCCTTTGACAAAGTGTACCCTACGGTGTTATTAACATGCCTAAATGACATAGCAGTTGTAGATGGCCCAACACAATATTCCTCTCCAGCAGAACTCAGGGAGTGGTGGTGGATAACTGCTCCTTTTCTCCAAAAGAATCCAATAGCATGCTTCTCTGTGCTGTTACATTTTACTTGTATAGTTTCCTACAGCAAGGGTGGGCTGCATAatttgtttacacacacacaatatttttaaaagtgccagtAACACAGTGAGAACAAATGGTATTACAAAACTGCTGCTTGGTGTTAGCGCTAACTAGTATGCATCTCTCTTAAATTCCTGAAATCTATTAGGTTAATTTATGATTCATATATTAAATGTTTCTATATGTTTAGGCTTCTCCctgttccactgaaatcattagGTGCAGGATCGGATCTTTAAAGCATTTGCCTCTATTTGTAAATAGATACGTAACCTGTGTTACGTCACGTTTCTTGTGTTTGTATGATTATGTAAGGAAAGATTCTATTATAATGCCCATGGTGGAACAAGGCAACCCTTATTTCCAAAACAGAAAGtgaattaatcttttttaaaatgtaacaaataGCTACTGAGCCATGCCTATTAGATTTCATGCATTTTCTGTCACAGCAATCTGGATTTAGTGTTATAATCTCACATTGTAATGCAATGACAATAAAATGATTTCCGTGCTAGTATTGTTAAAATGTGCTTACTAAGTCAAAACGATTGCAAGCATGTGGAGACTATGTTTATGTAATTATTATGTTTTAGCAATATGAGATTATCACAGGAAACAAGCAATTCCAGTTTAGGGAGACTGCTCATTACAAGATTATTATAATGACACAATGACAGAAGTGCACGTTCCAGATGGGAAAACAACAAAGGGCCAAATCTTGCCATTGGCATTCAGTCAAAATGTTTGTTGAACTCAATGGAGGCTTTGCCTgggtaaggactgcaggacttATTCCTGGTCTTTTTACCAGTGGGTCCCATAGCACTCAGTCATACCTCTAGGAACAATAACAACTGCGCTAGTGTTTAGTAGCAGGCTAAATGTGAGGATGATATTTTGTGCACTTTACAGTTGATCGTTGTAAAGGTTCACCTAGAGTTACTATAATAAACTCTAGTAGCTATTTCAAGACGATAATGAAAAACTGCAGTCCTTAGTTGCATGGACTCATTGGTTTTTTAGAGAAATAATAGTTGCTCTATCAAAATGTGTACACACTCATTTAATTTCAGAGACCATcatttctgtgtttatacagaagCACAATAGGGTTctggcccatgactagggctctcAGGTGCTACCGTAGTACAAAGAATAATTTCAAAACAGTTTTTAGAAATTCCAATGGTTGTTTCAATATCTCCAGACCAGAGCTTgcctcttttctctttctctcagtgGGAGTGGACATTTTACTGGTGCTTTCTGGAAGCAAGTTAGGATTCAGGAAATGCAGCCTGCCGTTGGCACATGTAGGAAGTGCACATTCAAGTCCTATTATTTTAGCGGCTATACTAGTAACTAGTTGTATTTTTAGAAAAGACTAGCACTAACCTAATAATTTTGGCAAAGCTCTGATTCATTCATTTCTTGTGCCTGCTCCCTCAGTTTGATGAGTTGGCAGCTTCCTacaaaatttgattttaaattctTCTTTTTCATTCTATTTAACACAACTTGTTTCTTTAGTGATTTACTCTAATTAGTGGTAGTGATTAGAATGATATTATGCAATAGTTTTCCTTCAAAAATTCAGTGGTCTCTACACTGAAGCACAAATGCGATTTCTAGCTCTGTACTCGGCAGATCCATGAAagctgggatggggaaggaatcCTTTACTTCAGATCAGCATTTAAGTTGTTCCGTGGCTGTTAGCGCAGCCTCAAAGAGGCACTTAGGAGTTATTTGAATTTTTAGATCTATTTCCTTCCTCAACTCCTCTTTGAACGAGGGCTCAGGGAATGGAAGTGTCTCTGTTTGTCTTTGAGGACTCCATCCATAGTAGgggatggggagcccagggagtGTCCTCTAGTCTTATTATCTAGATTGGGAAAACCTACAATAAATTGATTTCAGAGTgatagtcgtgttagtctgtatcagcaaaaacaacaaggagtccttgtggcaccttagagactaacaaatttatttgggcataagctttcatgggctagaacccacttcatcagatgcaggaagtggaaaatacaggggcatatataaatacatgaaaagatgggagttgccttaccaagtgtgaggtcagtctaacgagacaattcaattaacagcaggataccaagagTGGAaagcccagggaggcagcaggggagaTGGGAGGAGGGGTTCAGGGAGGCAGCAGGCACCAGAGGTGATAGGGTGGGGGCCAGGGACgatgtgggagcctgcaggagcctggggatgggggggcgggaccaggggaggcagcaggagccaggggcagtgtgggtgggggagagcctggggaggcagcggggacCAGGgatgccaaaatacaagttcgcccagggcactattttccctaaggccagccctgattaCATTATAATTACTTATTCAAACATTTATAAAAGATAGTTTCATCAGGCTAAAAAGTGCCTTTTGAAAAGAGGCTATGcagaaaaaattatttgaaagtaTGGTTTTATATGGAGTGTAAATACTACTGGTTATGGTGCCAGAAGAGGACTAAATATTTAAGAATCATCTCACTCTCTTTGCCTGGATTGTAGGAATGACAAGAATGACTCAGATCATTGAATCTTTTCCAAAATAGTGGGCTGGTCTACAGAACACCAACTCTAATCAAGAACATTCGATTAATGATGAGGTCAGACAACTTGATTTTAATCACAACCAACCACAGTTACTGAAAGAGAAAGGTGTTTTGCTTTTAATGATTCACACAAGTGCAGTCCCCTTCAAAGTCTTACCCTGGGTGACTTTATTTGACAAATACCAGCTCATTATATTAATAAATTAGGAGTCTGTTTTAGGAAAGCGACTCTTCCTGTTCAGTTGCAAACAAGTCAACACAATGACCCACCAGGAGTACTATTATTGTAATCCCGTGTTATGGAAATGTCCCCAAGTAATGTTTTATATTAAGTCTACCATATACAGCACAACCACTTCTGCTGGCATTTACTCTTTAAATCCATAGCAGAACAGTCCTTTCTAATTGGGATTTTCATACAGTGTCTTCTTACACACAGGACACACAAATATAGTAAAGCAACCATATCTGTCTCTTAAGGCTGGCCAAGTTTCATAACTAGGTTAACCACAGTCACTGAAAACTCTTTACTACACAGTGTCCGTTTCTAATCTGTAGAAGCTGGTATTTTATGTTTAGATTGGAACATTTTATGTTTAGAGTGGGTAGCTCTTTGTCACTATGAAATGGTGCTACTCATAGTACTGTCGTACTTTGTTTAGCTCTAAAGATCAGAGATCTAGACATTATTAACCCCGTTCATATCTAGGGCTCAGTGCCCTTTTGACTTTGTTCTTCTGTCTCATTAATAGATAGAAagttaaacataaaaaaatatgCTCTTAGGGCTTTACCAGTAACAGACCCGTGTTTATGATATAATTCACTGAAAGGAAAAGACCTCTCTCTTTAATCAATAATGTGTGCTCCAGTTAGTCCTATCCTTTGGACATAATTAAACATGTATTTTGTTTCATAACTCATGATTTTGTTTGACTAGGAATTATAACTACATATCCTCAAGCCTTTGCAGCTAGCATAAGGCAGATCTAACTTGAACTGGGTAGTCAGCCTTGTTTAGTGTTAATATGGGAAGTAAACGtaagaagagagggagagagagagagagttgctgCTAATTCTAACCTGTAGAGATTCAGGCTACATTTTTACAGATTGGAAACCTTTGACATGGTCCAGTTGTAGGTAGTAGTGTTAAAGAATATCATAGTAACTGCCCATTTAATGGCTAAAAAGGTATAACATAACATTGTTTAATCCAAATtagctgaaggaaaaaaaatattgtaggTTAAGCCATATAAAAGAAATGCTAGTCTAATCACCtcagataaaaatattttcccaatGAGGCTTGGGAGAAGTAGAATTGGATCTGAATTTCTGCTGTAGGAATTCCTGCTGTTCAGGAGCCAAATTCCACTCTCagttacactaatgtaaatccagaggaactgcaatggagttattccacatttacaccagtgtaactgagatcagaatttgacctCAGGTTACTAAAATAGGTGGagatttgccccccccccccaaatccacaCACAGTAGGGCAAACAAGGTGTCCAAACATAGGCAAATTCCTGGGCATGGAAAGAGTATATTCAATCTTGGAggataatgatttttttttaaatggaaagtatCAGGCAAGTAATATTCAGCCTTGATGCCAAGTATGTTCAGCTGGTGGCTCAAGCTGACAAAATGTGACAGATGCTGGGGAGCAGAGAATCCTAAATGAACATACAGTGGTTGctattaaaaaggaaacatttgccTTAATGGGATATTGTGTTATCACaataaattgtgatttttttaaattgtaatgaGAATTTTTTACATTGTAAATGTCTTGATATAAATGTAACTTTGAATTTAGCTTTATTTCTAATGCCAACCACCATACTAGAAATGACAATCAAAGAGCAAGAGGACTAGGACACAAGGGTTGGAACTAACAAATAGTGTCAGACAGTGACATGACAGGGTGCTAAATACAGTAGAAATGCTGCTGGGatactggatggctcagggggaTGAATAATGGAAATGTCACCTTTCTCCTCTAGTGCAACTAGTGGATTCCATCACAACTCCAAAACTCCTTCCACACGTCGGGTGCCAAAACCCCAACTGCCTCCTGCCTAATTGACAGAACCTCCAGCTTTTCCCCTGACAACTTCTATAATGCTGCTGCTTTTTGTCAATGTGAAAATCTGTACCACACTGAAAACTGAAAGTGTGTGAACAGTTTTAAATAATTGATGTTAACGAGAAAACAAACATAGTTGTGCCAATTGCATTATTCATTTCCCTACATAATCTGATAAAAATTtccattctggaatgtatttggATCTGCCATTCAATTTCCAGCCTACTGTAGAATCCAGGGGGCCTTCCGGTAGAATTCAGGTCCAACTTTCTGCCAGTTACACAGGCCCTTGCCTAAAGTGGCTCAGAACACCAGAAAGGTTTTGGCAAATATTCGGTGAAATTCACAGCCACAAAAGGGTCTGGAGGGGATGGACTAATGAAGAAACAGTGAAAGAACTGGGCCAAATGGAGCTACAGTAACTGCTCTGGGAGTGATCCCAGTAAGAGTGACCATGGAGAGGATAACTGGGAGTAATGGTTCAAAAGGAAAatgtaggctgaatatcagggaaAATTCCCTGCTAGTGAAGTCTGCTAAACTGTGGGACAGTTTCCCACAAGGGAGTAAAGGaaactccatcttaaaactagacTAGACAAAGTGTTTGAAAATATATCATAAGGAACAATCTACATTGGCACTGGGAATGAAAATCCTATATTTTAATAGGAGCTTTGTTGCTTTTTATACAActtttttcatgttttatttccCTTCCTCTTTTCTAGCAAATGCTTGTTTAGAATCTGGATTCTTTCCTtataaaataagaagaaaaatgcCTTCCCTGGGTGGGAAAGTGCAGACCGTGTTGGGCCTTGTGGAGCCAAGTCAGCTTGGCTGCACCATGACCCATGAACACTTGTCAATGAACTACAGCTGCTGTTATGTCCCGCCTTCTTCAGGCCAAGAAGCTTTGTCTGATGGGCCCGTTGAGATGAAGAACTTGTTTTGGATTAAACAGAATCCCTACAGCCATAAAGAGAACCTTCTTCTGTATCAAGAAACAGATGCTGTAAAGGAAGAGCTATTACATTATAAGGCAGCAGGTGGTGGGACTATAGTGGAAAACACAACCATGGGTATCAGCCGAGATGTAAAGACTTTAAAGAAGCTTGCTGAGGAAACCGGGGTCCACATTATTGCCGGTGCTGGGTTTTATGTGCATGCCACTCATTCTTCCGAGACACAAGCTATGTCAGTGGAGCAAGTAAGTACTAACAAGTAAATAGTAAAATAGTGCCCTACTGATAATGTACAGATGACAGGAGATCAGTGACAGGTCAAGCACAACTTGACAAAAACCTAAATATACTCTTCTTGAAAACCTGTGCAAACAATAATTGTGTTTGTGTAAATTGTATCTGCACCCAGTATTGCCACTCTGATCTGTCagcatttctgttttcttttaggGGTTTATTATGACCTAACAGTGAAAAATGATTACATGTGTACAGCATCCTGGCAAAGCTGTGaaaattttctttttacaaaatattgGGATGGAAATAGACTAATGTTCCCTCTACTTTCCTTGTCCCTCTTTTCAGCTAATCCATCCCTACTAAACAcccaaaaggtttttaaaaagtaaataaacaatTGTGGCACTAACAAGCTATTTGCAAACCATCCCTCTGTTCACTCTGCCTGTAGGTTATATCATTTTCCCCTACCCTTTGTCTGACTAAGGTATTTGGAGCGGGGACCACCTCTGTTTGTACATCCCTAGGACACGGGGTCCTGAGCATGGCTGGGATCCCTATACCACCATAATAAATATCCACTCAGCTGTTCTTAAGCTGATATGATGAAGGGAAAAGGGGAACTTTTCAAGGCAGAAGAGAACTGAGCAGCCCAAAGAGTGTGAATGTACTGATCTGAGCTGAAACTAAAAACATCTGCTATATTTACAAAAGAGTAAAATTAATCTTAAAAGCACAGAGATAGATACTCAGTAAGTGTTAACTGACATACTTACATTGAGGTTAGCATCATTGACCTTAATGATTTAGGTCAACTGAGGAGCAGCCCAAAATTGTTCTCACTGGAGCTATTTCTCAAAACTATACATGAGTTTCTTAGTTAGCCATCCAGAATAGGTGGGCCAATTTGAATGGATCCACAGGGTAAAAGTCCTctaactgtggtccatggaccactggTGACTTACAGAGCACAGTGTGTGCAGCGTTGGTgaagctatgttggtcccaggatattagagacaaggtgggtgaggtaatatcttgtactgAACCAACTtgtgttagtgagagagacaagctttcaagctgttCTTAAGAATGCAGTGTAGTCTGCAGTCCATTCCATCAGTGCTTAATCCAGTCCAGGCTGTTGACAGGTACCTGGTTGAATGTAGATGTCTGCAGCAATTGACCAATGAAAAGTGATCAATGATTCCATAGATACGTTGATATGGACATTGTGGTCTATCTTTGTTAGGATTCAGCTAAATAAATGGAAAGTTTTGACATTAGTATTAGTTAAACAAGGGAGGGATTTAGTGTCTCCAGCAATCCACGCCATGATTGCTTAAACTGGACAAGATTTAGGTAAGCCCCATGTTGGGAACATTGCAACACAAATGGTATTCTTCAGACTGCCATAAGGAATTCTAAGAACTGTATTCTGTTGCACGTTAcccattcttgttaactgctcaGTTGAATGCATGAATTGGAAGGTTTAAAATTACAGTGCAGAAGTATTGGGGCAGATGCTCAGCTAGTCTCAGTTGTCATAGCTTTATTAacttcagtttacaccagctgaggatcgaCCCCATTGTGTTGTGTGTCCATGTCCGGGAGAGAGAATGAGTAAGAATGAATGACAGATTCACTTGACATGGAGTTTGTTTGCTGATGTTCTAGTTTtaaggtacagtaactcctcgcttgtagttacgttcctgaaaaatgctactttaagtgaaatgatggtaagcaaatccaatttccccataagtaTTAATGTAAAGGGGGGgggcattgcccctttaagtacgctgaccgcactctaagtacattgcctttttagatcaggaagttgagacagcagctgctgcctgcaagctccctctgtcctgagccctgtcatgagttacccccccacacacacacacactctatggAGATAGGGTAAGCGGGTGgcacgggggagggggacaccctgatattagcttcctctctgcccccctcccatgcCTCCCAGGAAGCaagaggctcctgggagcagctccaaggcagagggcaggaacagcacatggcagtgggggggaggaacagctggatggccagcaattgatagcctgctgggtggctgccgcacagggaacttaggggagctgatggggggctgccggtcaaCTTTGGTTCCAGGCCCCCACCAGCTGGCTGCAaggggctgctctttctgcaagcagtggacaaagcaggcggctgccaaatgaCAGacgttagaagggagcattgcacaactttaaacgagcatgttccctaattgatcagcaataactgggacgactttaagtgaggagttactgtactagcTTCTAGGTTAATACAGCCTTGCCAGACCTTTTTCTCTCCTTGTTTACTTTATTGTTAGTGTGCCCTGAAATCATGATTCCATTTTAAACATTTAGGGCCAGATATTTAAAAGGTCCTCAACCTCGGTTTTGCACACACAAATGTGTGCCTGTATTTGTGGGGGCAAATAATGGCATCAAGAAATTTAACTACCTGACCATATTTGCAGGTGTCTACATGCCATCATCTGTCTCTGTAGAATTAAAGGCTGCGTTAAAAAAAATGCACCCTGAAAGATTGTTGGCCAAATTTTATTCTTGGTTACAATTCAGAAGTCAGTgaaattacttcagatttactcTGGCATatctgagagcaggatttggcctgatGGTTCTGCCTCAAGTCTTGACAACTAGAATCTTccctaaactttaaaaaatttacAGTTTTGTCTCTTCTCTACCGATGATAATTATTCACTTTCACCTTGAGGCTGTGTTTAAACACAGGAGTTGAATAGGTTTAACTTTAATCGATGTAAAAGCTGAtttagggcttttctatgcagtTGTTCCTatttaactatatcagtttaaaaGCATTAGCTTCTTGGATAGATATAGTTAAATTGTTACAAATATTgggtgtagaccagcccttaattAAGCCAATGCAAGCTTTTGTGTGGACGCTCTGGTATTAGTTTAAACCTGGCTTATATTGGTTTAGCTTGCACTTGGCACAAGGTACACCCTTGTAAGCCAAGCTTAAACCAGTGTAAGAGTGTGTACACACAAAGCTGGATATATTTGtctaaacagatttaaaaatcacaccATTAGTTAGACTCCGTGCAACTTCGTATGTAGACCAGAGATGATACTTTGCAAAATAAAGTATCATTAACGAAAGGATttcctttttatattttgttaGCTTACAGACATTATCGTCAACGAGATCCTCAGAGGAGCTGATGGAACAGACATCAAGTGTGGTGTTGTAGGAGAAATTGGCTGCTCGTGGCCTCTGACTGAGAGTGAAAACAAAGTACTGCAGGCAACAGCGCATGCTCAGTCACAGCTGGGCTGCCCCATTATAATCCATCCTGGCAGGAATAGCGATGCCCCTTTCCAGAGTATTCGCATTCTGCAGGAGGCTGGGGCTGATATCTCAAAAACAGTCATGTCTCACCTTGACAGGTAACCTAATAGGCTACCATGGTATCATATGTCTATGGTTTTTCTGGATGTGCTGTCTGGAGATAGTGGAATTTCTGGGAATTACATGGCAGCTTCAGACAGTTGGGTTTATCCAGTGATCAGATATCGCTACAAGCAGCATTGCTTTGTGGTTAGTGATTTCAAGAACACAATGCGTATGCTTGCGAAATCCAAGAGGTTGTGGATCAGGCTTCTAGTCTACAAGCAATCTTGACCAAGATTTTAAGAAGTCAGATCCTGTGTCAATACAAAGACACCTGaataagtggcctggttttcaaaagtgctggacATTCagcaagtcccactgatttcagtgggagctccTGGGTGTTcatcccttttaaaaatcaggttgcCCTCCAAGGACCCAATCCAGAGCTCATTGAtgccaatggaaagactttcattGACTCCATTGGACTCTGGATCAGACCCCAAACCAGGTTCTTTAGACTCTGCAACCAATTTAAAGCAATGCAGCTGAAAAAATCCCAGTTAGATTTTAGATAGGTCCTGTCTTactgaagagagagagatgttagccccctttaaaacaaaaacagaagcacAACACAGACAGGGCGGGGAAGAGATAGTATCCTGCTCCTTGAATTGAGAAGCACAGTCCATTTGGCGCACAGTAGGTTTATGTGACCTTGTGTAGCTGGCAATCATTTGGCAAGTGTCCAAGTATTGATTAATGTGGCTAGCTgctgaaaaatggaaataatttgtAGTCATATGACTCTCAGCAATTCAGTTGTTTGTCCCCATCAAGGGTGTAATATAAACATAAATTATACCCAATTCTGTTACATATATTGAAGATTCCTGTCAACTAAATGTTCCACAATGTTGCAATTCAAGTACAGGTTGtttgtattgtgacaaagttcctcctctgccttggtgcgTCTTGcgctttttggcagatttgctcacctcagaggttcacagcagccctcagtttggccacttctgctagaggctcaaacctgccattcactcagctaaccttatcactggccagcatgggggaaatggagagcaatctccacagtctctgttgtcccacctagtgggtcggggacaggccagatccctttccaaattagaccttcccttctggcattgctcacaaaccaggtcaactcctcctgtgttggatcaggggacagggggaacccgggcctgccctctacactgggttccagcccagggccctgtggatagcagctaagtctcctgtatcagctgcgtgacagctacaactccctgggctacttccccatggcctccccccagcaccttctttatcctcatcgccggatcttcctcctgaagcctgatcatgcttgtactcctcagtcctccagcaccACACCTTCTTACTCCTTACACACTCTCCATTAACTGAcaggaggtcctttttaaaaccaggtgtcctgattagtctgcctaccataattgattctagtatgttcttaattggctccaggtgtcttaattagcttgcctgtcttaattggttctagcaggttcctgattgctctagcacAGCCCTTGCTCTGGTCACTCGGGGAACAGAAAAccgttcatccagtggccagtatatttgccttcgaccagactcctgtaccccactggtctgggtctgtcacagtatATATACCAGAGCCCCAAATTATTCATCTACAGTTTGAGTACattttattaatgtttaaaataatattttaatgctatacaaataaataaaaaaatcaattatataCATCACACAATCTCTCTTCATGTATTAATATGTGGTTAATCTTCTGTAGATTTATTTCTTGGACTTCCTAAAAAAGATATTAACCCTCTAATCCGTAGACacaagagtgctcagcaccttgcattgGCAGTGCCAGGGACTTTTGTAACCACTTTGATAAAACATAGcaaattgtttttaaacataGTGCTTGTGTCTCCTCTCACTTATATTGGTGTGAATCAGACGTGATTCCATTGAATTGAACAGAGTTACACTGGTGAAAAAAACAATGACAGTataagcaagaggagaatcagggctgCAAAGTTCTAAGTGCAGCATCAGCTGAATAGCCATTGATACAACTCATGACATGTTCTGATATTTATTGTGTCATTACATTTCACACTTGGAGATGGGCTCTCACTGGAACACAGGATCTGAATGACCTTGAACTTTGAAGTACAGCTCAGGATCTAGAAATGAATTTAGCATCTTAGGCCCATATCTATACTGGAGTACCCTAAATTTAGAAGTTTGCATGTAGATTTAAACTTCATGCCTGTCTTTATTCACCACATAACAGTACTATTTAGATGTCAGGAACAGACTATCATGGATAACTCTATACTGCTAGCTACATCCTGTTCTCCAATACAGCTTTTTATTACATT includes:
- the PTER gene encoding N-acetyltaurine hydrolase isoform X4 translates to MIPRAVQANACLESGFFPYKIRRKMPSLGGKVQTVLGLVEPSQLGCTMTHEHLSMNYSCCYVPPSSGQEALSDGPVEMKNLFWIKQNPYSHKENLLLYQETDAVKEELLHYKAAGGGTIVENTTMGISRDVKTLKKLAEETGVHIIAGAGFYVHATHSSETQAMSVEQLTDIIVNEILRGADGTDIKCGVVGEIGCSWPLTESENKVLQATAHAQSQLGCPIIIHPGRNSDAPFQSIRILQEAGADISKTVMSHLDRTIFDEKKLLEFAELGCYLEYDLFGTELLHYHFHPDIDMPSDNERIARIRMLIDEGYEDRIVIAHDVHTKNRLMKYGGHGYSHILKNIVPKMLIRGISQNIIDKILIENPKQWLTFK
- the PTER gene encoding N-acetyltaurine hydrolase isoform X1, which gives rise to MPSLGGKVQTVLGLVEPSQLGCTMTHEHLSMNYSCCYVPPSSGQEALSDGPVEMKNLFWIKQNPYSHKENLLLYQETDAVKEELLHYKAAGGGTIVENTTMGISRDVKTLKKLAEETGVHIIAGAGFYVHATHSSETQAMSVEQLTDIIVNEILRGADGTDIKCGVVGEIGCSWPLTESENKVLQATAHAQSQLGCPIIIHPGRNSDAPFQSIRILQEAGADISKTVMSHLDRTIFDEKKLLEFAELGCYLEYDLFGTELLHYHFHPDIDMPSDNERIARIRMLIDEGYEDRIVIAHDVHTKNRLMKYGGHGYSHILKNIVPKMLIRGISQNIIDKILIENPKQWLTFK
- the PTER gene encoding N-acetyltaurine hydrolase isoform X5 — encoded protein: MGVRGNEKSTNCNLGVGICQEALSDGPVEMKNLFWIKQNPYSHKENLLLYQETDAVKEELLHYKAAGGGTIVENTTMGISRDVKTLKKLAEETGVHIIAGAGFYVHATHSSETQAMSVEQLTDIIVNEILRGADGTDIKCGVVGEIGCSWPLTESENKVLQATAHAQSQLGCPIIIHPGRNSDAPFQSIRILQEAGADISKTVMSHLDRTIFDEKKLLEFAELGCYLEYDLFGTELLHYHFHPDIDMPSDNERIARIRMLIDEGYEDRIVIAHDVHTKNRLMKYGGHGYSHILKNIVPKMLIRGISQNIIDKILIENPKQWLTFK
- the PTER gene encoding N-acetyltaurine hydrolase isoform X6, with amino-acid sequence MIPRAVQGQEALSDGPVEMKNLFWIKQNPYSHKENLLLYQETDAVKEELLHYKAAGGGTIVENTTMGISRDVKTLKKLAEETGVHIIAGAGFYVHATHSSETQAMSVEQLTDIIVNEILRGADGTDIKCGVVGEIGCSWPLTESENKVLQATAHAQSQLGCPIIIHPGRNSDAPFQSIRILQEAGADISKTVMSHLDRTIFDEKKLLEFAELGCYLEYDLFGTELLHYHFHPDIDMPSDNERIARIRMLIDEGYEDRIVIAHDVHTKNRLMKYGGHGYSHILKNIVPKMLIRGISQNIIDKILIENPKQWLTFK
- the PTER gene encoding N-acetyltaurine hydrolase isoform X7, with protein sequence MKNLFWIKQNPYSHKENLLLYQETDAVKEELLHYKAAGGGTIVENTTMGISRDVKTLKKLAEETGVHIIAGAGFYVHATHSSETQAMSVEQLTDIIVNEILRGADGTDIKCGVVGEIGCSWPLTESENKVLQATAHAQSQLGCPIIIHPGRNSDAPFQSIRILQEAGADISKTVMSHLDRTIFDEKKLLEFAELGCYLEYDLFGTELLHYHFHPDIDMPSDNERIARIRMLIDEGYEDRIVIAHDVHTKNRLMKYGGHGYSHILKNIVPKMLIRGISQNIIDKILIENPKQWLTFK